A genomic window from Flintibacter sp. KGMB00164 includes:
- a CDS encoding UvrD-helicase domain-containing protein has translation MLDHQQEQRFAAARRAAIARDFARLNPEQQKAVLTTQGPLLLLAGAGSGKTTVLINRIANLMRYGRGSDSAEVPEWVSPEDLDFLETYAKTGEGDRDRMVSLCALDPAAPWTILAITFTNKAAGELKDRLSAMLGPEAEDVWASTFHSACVRILRRDIERLGFASSFTIYDTDDSLRVIKDCLKELELDDKQFPPRSVLGYISRAKDQMLLAEDYAAQSEKSGDYRLNKIAKVYTRYQHRLWEANALDFDDIILHTVRLLQQFEEVRAYYQRKFRYVLIDEYQDTNNLQYLLASTLAGGYENFCVVGDDDQSIYRFRGATIENILSFEKQYPRCRTIRLEENYRSTKHILEASNAVIRNNQGRKGKELWTKAGEGEKLQVYTAMNENDEAQYVANQILDDFGQGRAWKDHAVLYRMNAQSNQLETAFKRSGIPYRIIGGTRFFDRAEVKDMTAYLAVLNNPEDDLRLQRIINNPPRGIGAKTIETAQAIAQREGASLYAVIDNARMYPELERSAAKLAAFTNLMGELTGLLTTLPLDQFYEEMMIRTGYAAMLETKNTVEDRTRLENIRELLTSIRGYMENAGDEPTLAGFLDEIALYTDLDSHDPDQDCVVMMTMHSAKGLEFPVVFVVGAEEGIFPGIRAIGEPDEMEEERRLCYVAMTRAKEKLYLTCAGQRMLFGRTSANRPSRFLEEIPPEHLERSGRNFLDRGDSWGGMPSRTSGYGGYAKPERSPYDQRPEPRAPQRRDYGGFSRAMGASAAPKGGADLSAFHKGDMVRHKAFGQGMILSIQKMGGDALVEIAFDNVGTKRLMLKSAAAHMTKV, from the coding sequence ATGCTGGATCATCAACAGGAACAACGTTTTGCTGCCGCGCGCCGCGCGGCCATTGCCCGGGACTTTGCCCGCCTTAACCCGGAACAGCAAAAGGCGGTACTTACGACGCAGGGACCTCTGCTGCTGCTGGCAGGAGCGGGCAGCGGAAAGACCACGGTACTGATTAACCGCATTGCCAACCTGATGCGCTACGGCCGGGGTTCGGACAGTGCGGAAGTGCCCGAATGGGTCTCTCCGGAGGACCTGGACTTCTTGGAGACCTACGCTAAAACCGGAGAGGGGGACCGGGACAGAATGGTCTCCCTGTGTGCCCTGGACCCTGCGGCTCCCTGGACGATTTTGGCCATTACCTTTACCAATAAAGCCGCCGGGGAACTGAAGGACCGCCTGTCCGCCATGCTGGGTCCTGAGGCGGAGGACGTCTGGGCCTCCACCTTCCACTCGGCCTGCGTGCGCATCCTGCGCCGGGATATTGAGCGGCTGGGCTTTGCCTCTTCCTTTACTATCTACGACACCGACGACTCTCTGCGGGTCATTAAGGACTGCCTCAAGGAACTGGAGCTGGACGACAAGCAGTTCCCGCCCCGGTCGGTCTTGGGCTACATCTCCCGGGCCAAGGATCAGATGCTGCTGGCAGAGGACTACGCCGCCCAGAGCGAAAAGAGTGGAGACTACCGCCTGAATAAAATCGCCAAGGTGTATACCCGCTACCAGCACCGGCTGTGGGAGGCCAACGCCCTGGACTTTGACGATATCATCCTGCACACGGTGCGGCTGCTTCAGCAATTTGAAGAGGTACGCGCCTATTACCAGCGGAAATTCCGCTACGTTCTCATTGACGAGTACCAGGACACCAATAATCTGCAATATCTGCTGGCCTCCACCCTGGCGGGGGGCTATGAGAACTTCTGCGTGGTGGGCGATGACGACCAGTCCATCTACCGCTTCCGGGGAGCCACCATTGAGAACATCCTCTCCTTTGAAAAGCAGTACCCCCGCTGCCGCACCATCCGCCTGGAGGAGAACTACCGCTCTACCAAGCACATTCTGGAGGCCTCCAATGCGGTCATCCGCAACAACCAGGGCCGAAAAGGCAAAGAGTTGTGGACTAAGGCTGGGGAGGGGGAGAAGCTCCAGGTCTACACCGCCATGAACGAAAACGACGAGGCTCAGTACGTAGCCAATCAGATTCTGGACGATTTCGGCCAGGGCCGGGCCTGGAAGGATCACGCGGTACTCTACCGGATGAACGCTCAGTCCAACCAGCTGGAGACCGCCTTCAAGCGCAGCGGCATCCCCTACCGCATCATCGGCGGCACCCGGTTCTTTGACCGGGCCGAGGTCAAGGACATGACGGCCTATCTGGCGGTGCTCAACAACCCGGAGGATGACCTGCGCCTCCAGCGTATCATCAACAACCCGCCCCGGGGCATCGGAGCCAAGACCATTGAGACGGCACAGGCCATCGCCCAGCGGGAGGGGGCTTCCCTCTACGCCGTCATCGACAACGCACGGATGTATCCGGAACTGGAGCGGTCAGCGGCCAAGCTGGCGGCCTTTACCAACCTGATGGGGGAGCTGACCGGGCTGCTGACCACCCTGCCGCTGGACCAATTTTATGAGGAGATGATGATCCGCACCGGCTACGCCGCTATGCTGGAAACCAAGAACACGGTGGAGGACCGTACCCGCCTGGAGAACATCCGGGAGCTGCTCACCTCCATCCGGGGCTATATGGAGAATGCCGGGGACGAGCCTACGTTGGCCGGTTTCCTGGATGAAATCGCGCTGTACACCGACCTGGACAGCCACGACCCGGATCAGGATTGCGTGGTAATGATGACCATGCACTCGGCCAAGGGCCTGGAGTTCCCAGTGGTCTTTGTGGTGGGAGCTGAGGAGGGCATCTTCCCCGGTATCCGGGCCATCGGAGAGCCCGACGAGATGGAGGAGGAGCGGCGTCTGTGCTACGTGGCCATGACCCGGGCCAAGGAGAAGCTCTACCTCACCTGTGCAGGCCAGCGTATGCTCTTTGGCCGCACCAGCGCCAACCGTCCCTCCCGCTTCCTGGAGGAGATTCCCCCGGAGCACCTGGAGCGCTCCGGCCGGAATTTCCTGGATCGGGGCGACAGCTGGGGTGGGATGCCCTCCCGCACCTCTGGTTATGGCGGATATGCCAAGCCGGAGCGCAGCCCCTATGACCAGCGGCCGGAACCCCGGGCGCCTCAGCGCCGGGACTACGGCGGGTTCTCCCGGGCTATGGGTGCCTCGGCTGCGCCCAAGGGCGGCGCCGACCTGTCCGCCTTCCATAAGGGAGATATGGTGCGTCACAAGGCCTTTGGCCAGGGCATGATTCTGTCCATCCAGAAGATGGGAGGCGACGCCCTGGTAGAGATTGCTTTTGACAACGTGGGCACGAAACGGTTGATGCTCAAGTCCGCCGCCGCCCATATGACCAAGGTGTAA
- a CDS encoding helix-turn-helix transcriptional regulator, with protein sequence MTLGTRIAALRRERGLSQEALGELVGVSRQAVSKWESDSALPDVNNCVALSRAFGITLAQLLELEEETAPSRELTQEQLEMAETIAKKYLESLPRPKGWRQRRKWPWVLAAAVVLVLASVAAQWVRDLNRTVSHMTDEMMTIQNTVSDAVEQQVNAALQQVTSLVESFDYTAAEVNLWENTATFDLNVQLRQRTADTPVILAARSAGETVSVQAENQGGETFSARITCPLSDAIDFSLTFQIDGENRTQTVGQAIQMRKGYSLQPEHRVLYASPYMDKKLEEGHLPKGTVVPLEYTVTFDQMSLLTEPIYVKDQLGVFVNDKLDHWVEDIPSASVENVNDTYFSMYWRPEVDLSGLNLKVGDQITLALSLKDSYDRSLSQVLWRGSIGENGCIQEQAWGEEEAYPPVEEARPE encoded by the coding sequence ATGACATTAGGAACGCGGATCGCAGCCCTGCGCCGGGAGCGGGGGCTGTCTCAGGAGGCCCTGGGAGAACTGGTGGGAGTATCCCGCCAGGCGGTAAGTAAGTGGGAGAGCGACAGTGCCCTACCCGATGTAAATAACTGTGTGGCTCTCAGCCGAGCCTTCGGCATTACCTTGGCCCAGCTGCTGGAGCTGGAAGAGGAGACTGCGCCCAGCCGGGAGCTGACCCAGGAGCAGCTGGAGATGGCCGAGACGATTGCAAAGAAGTATCTTGAGTCCTTGCCCCGTCCTAAGGGTTGGCGGCAACGGCGGAAATGGCCCTGGGTGCTGGCAGCAGCGGTGGTACTGGTGCTGGCCTCGGTGGCTGCCCAGTGGGTCCGGGATCTCAACCGTACCGTCAGCCATATGACGGATGAGATGATGACGATTCAAAACACGGTGAGCGACGCGGTGGAGCAGCAAGTGAATGCCGCCCTCCAGCAGGTCACCAGTCTGGTGGAGTCATTCGACTATACAGCGGCAGAGGTAAATCTGTGGGAAAATACAGCTACGTTTGACCTGAACGTCCAACTGCGACAGCGCACAGCGGACACTCCAGTGATTTTGGCTGCCCGCAGCGCGGGAGAAACGGTCTCTGTTCAGGCGGAGAACCAGGGGGGCGAGACCTTTTCTGCCCGGATTACCTGTCCTCTCAGCGACGCCATTGACTTCTCTCTCACCTTCCAGATAGACGGAGAGAATCGCACTCAGACGGTGGGACAGGCCATTCAAATGCGGAAGGGATACTCTTTGCAGCCCGAGCATCGGGTACTCTACGCATCCCCCTATATGGACAAAAAGCTAGAGGAAGGACATTTGCCCAAGGGAACCGTAGTGCCGCTGGAGTACACCGTGACCTTCGACCAGATGTCTCTGCTCACAGAACCCATCTATGTGAAGGACCAGCTGGGCGTCTTTGTCAACGACAAGCTGGACCACTGGGTGGAGGACATCCCAAGCGCCAGTGTGGAGAATGTGAATGATACCTATTTTTCTATGTACTGGAGACCGGAGGTGGACCTGAGCGGTCTGAATTTAAAGGTGGGAGACCAGATCACTCTGGCTCTTTCTCTGAAAGACAGCTACGACCGGTCACTGAGCCAGGTGCTGTGGCGGGGGAGTATCGGTGAGAACGGCTGCATTCAGGAACAAGCCTGGGGTGAAGAGGAGGCCTACCCTCCGGTGGAGGAGGCCAGACCGGAATGA
- a CDS encoding helix-turn-helix transcriptional regulator, whose protein sequence is MAITVHLSEVLKARNMTSKELCAKVGITEANLSILRSGKASGVRFHTINKICYYLNCDVGDILRFDGRLEEDDE, encoded by the coding sequence ATGGCAATTACGGTTCATCTCAGCGAAGTGCTGAAGGCGCGGAACATGACCTCCAAGGAGCTATGTGCCAAGGTCGGCATTACCGAGGCCAACCTGTCCATTCTCCGCTCCGGCAAGGCCAGCGGCGTGCGCTTTCACACCATCAACAAAATTTGCTACTACCTCAACTGTGACGTGGGAGATATCCTGCGCTTCGACGGACGATTGGAGGAGGACGATGAATAA
- a CDS encoding argininosuccinate synthase, translated as MSEIKKVVLAYSGGLDTSIIIPWLKENYNNPEIIAVAADVGQGDELEGLEEKAIKTGASKLYIEDLTDEMVDDVIVPSMMMGAKYEEYLLGTAFARPIIAKRLVEIAKKEGADAICHGCTGKGNDQVRFELGIKRFAPEMKIIAPWREWDIKGRDEEIDYAEAHNVPLKISRETNYSKDKNLWHLSHEGLDLEDPANEPQYDKPGFLEMGVSPAMAPDKATYVTLDFEKGWPVAIDGEKMKASDIIRKLNKLGGENGIGILDIVENRLVGMKDRGVYETPGGTILYKAHEVLEMITLDKDTKHMKSKLAVDFADLIYNGKWFTPLREALTAFAFDTQKHVTGTVKLKLYKGNIITSSVTSPETLYSENLVTFEESDYNQDDATGFINLWGLPDTVQAMREQGKLK; from the coding sequence ATGAGTGAGATTAAAAAAGTAGTGCTGGCCTATTCCGGCGGTTTGGATACGTCCATCATCATCCCCTGGCTGAAGGAGAACTACAATAACCCCGAGATCATCGCGGTTGCCGCTGACGTGGGTCAGGGCGATGAGCTGGAGGGACTGGAGGAGAAGGCCATCAAGACCGGCGCCTCCAAGCTGTACATTGAGGACCTCACCGATGAGATGGTGGACGATGTCATCGTTCCCTCCATGATGATGGGCGCCAAGTATGAGGAGTACCTGCTGGGTACCGCCTTTGCCCGGCCCATCATTGCCAAGCGGCTGGTTGAGATCGCCAAGAAAGAGGGCGCCGACGCCATCTGTCACGGCTGCACCGGCAAGGGTAACGACCAGGTCCGGTTCGAGCTGGGCATCAAGCGCTTCGCTCCTGAGATGAAGATCATCGCTCCCTGGAGAGAGTGGGACATCAAGGGACGTGACGAGGAGATCGACTACGCCGAGGCTCACAACGTGCCTCTGAAGATCAGCCGGGAGACCAACTACTCCAAGGATAAGAACCTGTGGCACCTGAGCCACGAGGGCCTGGATCTGGAGGATCCCGCCAACGAGCCTCAGTACGACAAACCCGGCTTCCTGGAGATGGGTGTGTCCCCTGCCATGGCTCCCGACAAGGCCACCTATGTTACCCTGGACTTTGAGAAGGGCTGGCCCGTTGCCATCGACGGTGAGAAGATGAAGGCCAGCGATATCATCCGCAAGCTCAACAAGCTGGGCGGCGAGAACGGCATCGGTATCCTGGATATCGTGGAGAACCGGCTGGTTGGTATGAAGGACCGGGGCGTGTACGAGACTCCCGGCGGCACCATCCTCTATAAGGCTCACGAGGTGCTGGAGATGATCACCCTGGACAAGGACACCAAGCACATGAAGAGCAAGCTGGCGGTTGACTTTGCCGACCTCATCTACAACGGCAAGTGGTTCACCCCCCTGCGGGAGGCTCTCACCGCTTTTGCCTTCGACACTCAGAAGCATGTTACCGGTACTGTAAAGCTCAAGCTCTACAAGGGCAACATCATCACCTCTTCCGTCACCTCTCCTGAGACCCTCTATTCTGAGAATCTGGTCACCTTCGAGGAGAGCGACTACAACCAGGACGATGCCACCGGCTTCATCAACCTGTGGGGCCTGCCCGATACCGTTCAGGCCATGCGGGAGCAGGGAAAGCTGAAGTAA
- the argH gene encoding argininosuccinate lyase, with protein sequence MKLWAGRFQKETDTLVNDFNSSIQFDARLYKQDIAGSIAHAQMLGKQGIIEEHEVEAIVDGLKAILEDIEADKVEFSVDNEDIHMNIETLLTQRIGDAGKRLHTARSRNDQVAVDTRLYVKEEIPVIIGKILDLEQVLVEKAKEHTDTVMPGYTHLQRAQPTTFGHYMMAYANMFKRDVTRLEDCLERLDECPLGAGALATTTYDIDRFATAQALGFKKPTDNSMDSVSDRDYAIELLSALSILMMHLSRFSEEIILWCSWEFKFVDLDDAYSTGSSIMPQKKNPDVAELVRGKTGRVYGSLITLLTMMKGLPLAYNKDMQEDKEALFDAIDTVEICLPVFAAMVNTLSVRRHNMERAAAGGFITATDCADYLVKKGLPFREAYMIVGRLVNLCIKNHETLDTLTLRDFRAICDLFDEGVYEAMALKHCVNGRTVYGGPAKESVLKQISLIEEFIQEHQPQK encoded by the coding sequence ATGAAGCTCTGGGCTGGTCGGTTCCAGAAGGAGACCGATACTCTTGTCAATGATTTTAACTCTTCCATCCAGTTTGATGCCCGGCTCTATAAGCAGGACATCGCCGGCTCCATCGCCCATGCCCAGATGCTGGGTAAGCAGGGCATCATCGAGGAGCATGAGGTGGAAGCGATTGTGGACGGCCTGAAGGCCATCCTGGAGGATATTGAAGCGGATAAGGTGGAGTTCTCCGTGGACAACGAAGATATCCACATGAACATCGAGACTCTGCTCACCCAGCGCATCGGCGATGCCGGCAAGCGGCTGCACACCGCCCGGTCCCGGAACGACCAGGTGGCTGTGGATACCCGCCTGTACGTGAAGGAGGAAATCCCTGTTATCATCGGGAAGATCCTGGATCTTGAGCAGGTGCTGGTGGAGAAGGCCAAGGAGCACACCGATACCGTTATGCCCGGCTATACTCACCTGCAGCGGGCTCAGCCTACCACCTTCGGCCACTACATGATGGCTTACGCCAACATGTTCAAGCGGGACGTGACCCGGCTGGAGGACTGCCTGGAGCGGCTGGACGAGTGCCCTCTGGGTGCCGGCGCTCTGGCCACCACCACCTATGATATCGACCGCTTTGCCACCGCTCAGGCTCTGGGATTCAAAAAGCCCACCGACAACTCCATGGATTCCGTCTCGGACCGTGATTACGCCATCGAGCTGCTCTCTGCTCTGTCCATCCTGATGATGCACTTGTCCCGGTTCTCCGAGGAAATCATCCTGTGGTGTTCCTGGGAGTTCAAGTTCGTGGATCTGGACGATGCCTACTCCACCGGCTCCTCCATCATGCCCCAGAAGAAGAACCCCGACGTGGCCGAGCTGGTCCGGGGCAAGACTGGCCGGGTGTATGGTTCCCTCATTACCCTGCTGACCATGATGAAGGGTCTGCCTCTGGCCTACAACAAGGATATGCAGGAGGATAAAGAGGCTCTGTTTGACGCCATCGACACGGTGGAGATCTGTCTGCCTGTGTTTGCGGCCATGGTGAACACCCTGTCCGTGCGGCGGCACAACATGGAGCGGGCGGCTGCCGGCGGCTTTATCACTGCCACCGACTGCGCCGATTATCTGGTGAAGAAGGGTCTGCCCTTCCGGGAGGCCTATATGATCGTGGGCCGGCTGGTCAACCTGTGCATCAAGAACCATGAGACCCTGGATACCCTCACTCTGCGGGACTTCCGGGCTATCTGTGACCTCTTCGATGAGGGCGTGTACGAGGCCATGGCCCTCAAGCACTGCGTCAACGGCCGTACCGTCTACGGTGGTCCTGCCAAGGAGTCGGTGCTCAAGCAGATTTCTCTGATCGAGGAATTTATCCAGGAGCATCAGCCCCAGAAGTAA
- the argC gene encoding N-acetyl-gamma-glutamyl-phosphate reductase has translation MGKNLKVFIDGKGGVVGARLYEQLSRRSDLDFLIIDPEKRRDVEERRKLLNEADLAILCLPEETAAQAVELVDNPNTRIIDTSPAHRTTPGWVYGFAELLPGQRQRIRFSKRVANPGCHASGFLSTVAPLVQMGMLPPDYPVSCFSITGYSGGGKDMIAEFEDPNRDPALAAPALYSLELRHNHLNEMQHIARLEYPPVFVPILSDMYSGMATSVTLQNRLLRGTPTAQDICEMLQSYYQDQALVSVAPFGTQGPRLVSNTMANTDRLEITVCGREEQTLLTARFDNLGKGVAAAAIQNLNLMLGFPETTGLRVE, from the coding sequence ATGGGCAAGAACCTAAAGGTATTTATTGACGGAAAGGGCGGCGTGGTAGGAGCACGGCTGTATGAGCAGCTGTCCCGCCGCAGCGACCTGGACTTTTTGATTATTGACCCGGAGAAGCGCCGGGATGTGGAAGAGCGGCGCAAGCTGCTCAACGAGGCGGACCTGGCTATTCTGTGTCTCCCGGAGGAGACGGCGGCCCAGGCGGTGGAGTTGGTGGATAACCCCAACACCCGCATCATCGATACCTCTCCAGCCCACCGTACCACGCCGGGCTGGGTGTACGGCTTTGCCGAACTGCTCCCCGGTCAGCGTCAGCGTATCCGCTTTTCCAAGCGGGTGGCAAACCCCGGGTGCCATGCCTCAGGCTTTCTCTCCACGGTAGCCCCGCTGGTACAGATGGGGATGCTGCCCCCGGACTATCCGGTGTCCTGTTTCTCGATTACCGGCTACTCGGGTGGGGGAAAGGACATGATCGCTGAGTTTGAGGATCCCAACCGTGATCCGGCTTTGGCGGCCCCGGCCCTCTATTCTCTGGAGCTGCGCCACAACCATCTCAATGAGATGCAGCATATCGCCAGGCTGGAGTATCCCCCGGTGTTTGTCCCCATTTTAAGCGACATGTACAGCGGTATGGCCACCTCGGTGACCCTGCAGAACCGGCTGCTGCGGGGAACGCCCACGGCCCAGGACATCTGTGAGATGCTCCAGAGCTACTACCAGGATCAAGCGCTGGTATCGGTGGCACCCTTTGGAACACAAGGCCCCCGGCTGGTATCCAACACCATGGCGAACACCGACCGGTTGGAGATCACCGTCTGCGGCCGGGAGGAGCAGACCCTGCTCACCGCCCGCTTTGACAACCTGGGCAAAGGGGTGGCCGCGGCGGCCATTCAAAATCTGAATCTGATGCTGGGTTTCCCGGAAACCACCGGCTTGAGGGTGGAGTGA
- the argB gene encoding acetylglutamate kinase: MDANLDRAKVLTEALPYIQQYNGKIVVINCGGVPMTDPELREAVMSDIIMLRLVGIKVVLVHGIGPEAKEALKDAGMELQYKDGYPCVSDDALDVVQQVLCGKVNKGLVSALNQKGGKAIGLCGIDGGLLSAKTISPSYGRTGEVVKVDVTMVNSFLNQGYIPVIATVAQGADGLANVYSVSANVAAAKLAVALGAEKLIQLTDKESMLQNPDAPGAPMPELHLSKVPALIRSGAISQIMVHKVNCSVEAVRSGVKSATFLDGTVPHAILLELLSDEGIGTMLTH; the protein is encoded by the coding sequence ATGGATGCAAATCTGGATCGTGCAAAAGTGCTTACCGAAGCCCTGCCTTACATCCAGCAGTATAATGGAAAGATCGTAGTTATCAACTGCGGCGGCGTACCCATGACCGACCCGGAGCTGCGGGAGGCGGTGATGTCGGACATCATCATGCTGCGCCTGGTGGGTATCAAGGTGGTGCTGGTCCACGGCATCGGCCCTGAGGCCAAGGAGGCTCTGAAGGACGCTGGAATGGAGCTGCAGTACAAGGATGGCTATCCCTGCGTGAGCGACGACGCTTTGGACGTTGTGCAGCAGGTGCTGTGCGGCAAGGTGAACAAGGGGCTGGTGTCCGCTCTGAATCAGAAGGGCGGCAAGGCCATTGGCCTGTGCGGCATCGACGGCGGCCTGCTCTCCGCCAAGACCATCAGCCCCTCCTACGGCCGCACCGGCGAGGTGGTAAAGGTAGATGTGACGATGGTGAACAGTTTCCTGAATCAGGGCTATATCCCCGTCATCGCCACCGTGGCTCAGGGAGCGGACGGTCTGGCTAACGTTTATTCTGTCAGCGCCAATGTGGCGGCTGCCAAGCTGGCAGTGGCTCTGGGTGCGGAGAAGCTCATCCAGCTCACTGACAAGGAGTCTATGCTGCAGAATCCCGATGCTCCCGGCGCCCCCATGCCCGAGCTGCATCTGTCCAAGGTGCCCGCTCTGATCCGCTCCGGAGCCATCTCTCAGATCATGGTGCACAAGGTGAACTGCAGTGTGGAGGCGGTGCGTTCCGGCGTCAAGTCCGCCACCTTCCTGGACGGCACCGTACCTCACGCCATTCTGCTGGAGCTGCTGTCCGACGAGGGCATCGGCACCATGCTGACCCACTGA
- the argF gene encoding ornithine carbamoyltransferase — protein sequence MKKDLLKLLDLTGEEILKILDTADQLKFSQKHGIAHDKLKGKTLAMIFEKNSTRTRVSFETGMYQLGGHALFLSSKESQIGRGEPVEDTARVLLRYCDGIMIRTFAQEEVETLAAHANIPVINGLTDFCHPCQVLADLMTVREHKTVLEGLKMCYIGDGNNMANSLIVGGLKTGMEVAVACPEGYDPHPDVLAFAKSDPSFKFTLCRDPKQAAVGADVVFTDVWASMGQEEEKAIREKAFVGYQVNKELMALTNPGCMVQHCLPAHRGEEITADVFEEHAEEIFDEAENRLHAQKAVMYLLMGGED from the coding sequence ATGAAAAAAGACCTGTTGAAGCTGCTGGACCTGACCGGCGAGGAGATCCTGAAGATCCTGGACACCGCCGACCAGCTGAAATTTAGCCAGAAGCATGGCATTGCTCACGATAAGCTCAAGGGCAAGACCCTGGCCATGATTTTTGAGAAGAACTCCACCCGTACCCGTGTCTCCTTTGAGACCGGCATGTACCAGCTGGGCGGCCACGCCCTGTTTCTCTCCAGCAAGGAGAGTCAGATCGGCCGGGGCGAGCCGGTAGAGGATACCGCTCGGGTGCTGCTGCGCTACTGCGACGGCATCATGATCCGTACCTTTGCCCAGGAGGAAGTGGAGACCCTGGCGGCCCACGCCAATATCCCTGTCATCAACGGCCTGACCGACTTCTGTCATCCCTGCCAGGTGCTGGCCGACCTGATGACCGTCCGGGAGCATAAGACTGTGCTGGAAGGGCTGAAGATGTGCTACATCGGTGACGGCAATAACATGGCCAACTCCTTGATCGTGGGTGGCCTGAAGACCGGCATGGAAGTGGCAGTGGCCTGCCCCGAGGGCTACGATCCCCATCCCGATGTGCTGGCTTTTGCCAAGAGTGATCCTAGCTTTAAGTTTACCCTCTGCCGCGATCCCAAGCAGGCCGCTGTGGGCGCTGACGTGGTGTTCACCGACGTGTGGGCCTCCATGGGCCAGGAGGAGGAGAAGGCCATCCGTGAGAAGGCCTTTGTGGGCTATCAGGTGAACAAGGAGCTGATGGCTCTCACCAACCCCGGCTGCATGGTGCAGCACTGCCTGCCCGCACACCGGGGTGAGGAGATCACCGCCGACGTGTTTGAAGAGCACGCGGAGGAAATCTTTGACGAGGCGGAGAACCGCCTGCACGCTCAGAAGGCAGTTATGTACCTGCTGATGGGCGGCGAGGACTAA
- a CDS encoding nucleoside recognition domain-containing protein, translating into MGRLLGKEAYRELFLGLAIVCAALALILWPKEAMAAMKDGLCLCGNVIIPSLFPFFVLSSLVVELGLSRYLGKLFQPVMAPLFRVNGACASAVALGFVGGYPVGARTAIALYQSGQCSKTEAERLLAFCNNAGPAFILGVVGAGVFGSGTVGLLLYLAHIAASLCVGLLFRFYRPHEGPRRGSLTAPQFQAVRFPAAFTRSVTGALSSSLNICAFVLLFCVVIRMLSLAGVLEALAELLSLFLGPLGFSQSWAKRLLTGVLEISSGVSSLTDGSLPGRLSMAAFMLGWAGLSVHCQVLAFLGDSGLSMRTYFVGKLLHGALSAALLGLLTRLVPLNAPVSFYLAEQTEAMAVLDFQQALTISTVSAWCLWLLLFALAVRVVKKSGGKSRLSGV; encoded by the coding sequence TTGGGCCGTCTGCTGGGAAAAGAAGCTTATCGGGAACTGTTTCTGGGCCTTGCTATCGTTTGCGCCGCCCTGGCACTGATTTTATGGCCCAAGGAGGCCATGGCCGCTATGAAGGACGGGCTATGCCTGTGCGGCAATGTGATTATCCCCTCCCTGTTTCCCTTCTTTGTCTTGTCCTCTCTGGTGGTGGAGCTGGGATTGTCCCGGTACCTGGGCAAGCTGTTCCAGCCCGTGATGGCACCTCTCTTTCGGGTCAATGGAGCTTGCGCCAGCGCAGTGGCCTTAGGCTTTGTGGGAGGCTATCCCGTGGGAGCGCGCACCGCCATTGCCCTGTATCAGAGCGGACAGTGCTCCAAAACAGAGGCCGAGCGTCTGCTCGCTTTCTGCAACAATGCCGGACCGGCCTTTATCCTTGGCGTGGTGGGCGCAGGGGTATTTGGGAGCGGTACCGTGGGGCTGCTCCTATACCTGGCACACATTGCCGCCTCCCTGTGCGTAGGGCTTCTGTTCCGTTTTTACCGCCCCCACGAGGGGCCCCGCCGGGGCAGCCTTACTGCCCCTCAATTCCAGGCCGTCCGTTTTCCTGCTGCCTTTACCCGCTCGGTCACCGGAGCTCTGTCCTCCTCGTTGAACATCTGCGCCTTTGTACTGCTGTTTTGTGTGGTCATCCGGATGCTCAGTCTGGCCGGGGTTCTGGAGGCCCTGGCTGAGCTCCTGTCGCTTTTTCTGGGCCCCCTGGGTTTCTCCCAGTCCTGGGCAAAACGGCTGCTCACGGGCGTGCTGGAGATCTCCTCTGGGGTCTCCTCCCTCACTGACGGCTCCCTGCCCGGTCGGCTGTCTATGGCCGCCTTTATGCTGGGCTGGGCCGGCCTGTCCGTCCACTGCCAGGTACTGGCCTTTCTGGGGGACAGCGGCCTGTCTATGCGCACCTACTTTGTTGGTAAACTGCTCCACGGGGCCCTTTCCGCCGCTCTGCTGGGCCTTCTCACCAGGCTGGTCCCACTGAATGCCCCAGTGAGTTTCTATCTGGCAGAACAGACCGAGGCCATGGCGGTACTGGACTTTCAGCAGGCTCTCACCATCTCCACCGTCTCCGCCTGGTGCCTGTGGCTGCTCCTTTTTGCTCTGGCCGTACGGGTGGTGAAAAAAAGCGGTGGAAAATCCCGTCTGTCCGGGGTATAA